Proteins encoded by one window of Ramlibacter tataouinensis:
- the tpiA gene encoding triose-phosphate isomerase → MKKKLIAGNWKMNGSLAANQALVRAVVDGLHGAACQAAVCVPAPYLAQVQALRQGSALELGAQDVSRHEQGAYTGEVSAPMLKEFGVRYAIVGHSERRQYHGETDETVAEKAKAALAHGITPIVCVGETLAEREGGYTEEVVKRQLAAVVHANGPCISEVVVAYEPVWAIGTGRTATPEQAQQVHAVLRAQLRAATTHADRVAILYGGSMNAANAASLLAQPDIDGGLIGGASLKSADFLQIIAAAG, encoded by the coding sequence ATGAAGAAGAAGCTGATTGCCGGCAACTGGAAGATGAATGGCAGCCTGGCCGCCAACCAGGCGCTGGTGCGCGCCGTGGTGGACGGCCTGCACGGCGCAGCCTGCCAGGCGGCCGTCTGCGTGCCGGCGCCCTACCTGGCGCAGGTGCAGGCGCTGCGCCAGGGCTCGGCGCTGGAGCTGGGCGCGCAGGATGTGTCGCGCCACGAGCAGGGCGCCTACACCGGCGAGGTGTCGGCCCCCATGCTCAAGGAATTCGGCGTGCGCTACGCCATCGTCGGCCACTCCGAGCGCCGCCAGTACCACGGCGAGACCGACGAAACGGTGGCCGAGAAGGCCAAGGCGGCGCTGGCCCACGGCATCACGCCCATCGTCTGCGTCGGCGAGACCCTGGCCGAGCGCGAAGGCGGTTACACCGAGGAGGTCGTCAAGCGCCAGCTGGCCGCCGTGGTCCATGCCAATGGCCCCTGCATCAGCGAGGTCGTGGTGGCCTACGAGCCGGTCTGGGCCATCGGCACCGGCCGCACCGCCACGCCCGAGCAGGCGCAGCAGGTGCACGCGGTGCTGCGCGCGCAGTTGCGCGCCGCCACCACCCACGCTGACCGCGTGGCCATCCTCTACGGCGGCAGCATGAACGCGGCCAATGCGGCCAGCCTGCTGGCCCAGCCCGACATCGACGGCGGCCTGATCGGCGGCGCGTCGCTCAAGTCCGCCGACTTCCTGCAGATCATCGCGGCCGCCGGCTGA
- the secG gene encoding preprotein translocase subunit SecG — translation MNVLLTALLAVQILSALVMVGLILIQHGKGADMGAAFGSGSSGSLFGASGSANFLSRTTAVLATVFFVCTLALAYLGNYRGAPDSGSVLDRAPATAPAPAPAPAASGAAAQIPGAAPAAGGAAAPAPAAPATPAAPAAPAGAGGAAQIPGK, via the coding sequence ATGAATGTGCTTCTCACCGCCCTCCTTGCCGTGCAGATCCTGTCGGCGCTGGTCATGGTCGGCCTGATCCTGATCCAGCACGGCAAGGGCGCCGACATGGGCGCCGCCTTCGGCAGCGGCAGCTCGGGCAGCCTGTTCGGCGCCAGCGGCAGCGCCAACTTCCTGTCGCGCACCACCGCCGTGCTGGCCACCGTGTTCTTCGTCTGCACGCTGGCGCTGGCCTACCTGGGCAACTACCGCGGCGCGCCCGACTCGGGCAGCGTGCTCGACCGCGCGCCCGCCACCGCCCCGGCTCCGGCGCCCGCGCCGGCCGCCTCGGGTGCGGCGGCACAGATCCCCGGCGCCGCGCCGGCCGCGGGCGGCGCTGCCGCTCCGGCCCCCGCGGCACCGGCGACGCCGGCCGCCCCGGCCGCGCCCGCCGGCGCTGGCGGCGCAGCGCAGATTCCCGGCAAGTAG
- a CDS encoding NADH-quinone oxidoreductase subunit A, which yields MNLDQYLPVLLFILVGVAVGVLPQVLGWAFAGATGLHKPDPAKNSPYECGFEAFEDARMKFDVRYYLVAILFILFDLEIAFLFPWAVALKEIGPAGFWAVMVFLAILVVGFIYEWKKGALDWE from the coding sequence ATGAACCTTGACCAGTACCTGCCTGTCCTCCTGTTCATCCTGGTGGGCGTTGCGGTCGGGGTCCTGCCGCAGGTGCTGGGATGGGCCTTCGCCGGCGCCACCGGCCTGCACAAGCCCGATCCGGCCAAGAACTCCCCCTACGAATGCGGCTTCGAGGCCTTCGAGGACGCGCGCATGAAGTTCGACGTGCGCTACTACCTCGTGGCGATCCTGTTCATCCTGTTCGACCTGGAGATCGCGTTCCTCTTCCCCTGGGCCGTCGCGCTCAAGGAGATCGGGCCGGCCGGCTTCTGGGCCGTGATGGTCTTCCTGGCGATCCTGGTGGTCGGCTTCATCTACGAATGGAAGAAGGGCGCGCTCGACTGGGAGTGA
- a CDS encoding NuoB/complex I 20 kDa subunit family protein yields the protein MAKEGILDKGVVTTTVDSVINWAKTGSLWPMTFGLACCAVEMMHAGAARYDIDRFGMLFRPSPRQSDLMIVAGTLCNKMAPALRKVYDQMPEPRWVLSMGTCANGGGYYHYSYSVVRGCDRIVPVDVYVPGCPPTAEALLYGIIQLQQKIRRTQTIARA from the coding sequence ATGGCTAAAGAAGGCATCCTCGACAAGGGCGTCGTCACGACGACCGTGGACAGCGTCATCAACTGGGCCAAGACCGGCTCGCTGTGGCCGATGACCTTCGGGCTGGCCTGCTGCGCGGTGGAGATGATGCACGCGGGCGCGGCCCGCTACGACATCGACCGCTTCGGCATGCTGTTCCGGCCCAGTCCGCGGCAGTCGGACCTGATGATCGTGGCCGGCACGCTGTGCAACAAGATGGCGCCGGCGCTGCGCAAGGTCTACGACCAGATGCCCGAGCCGCGCTGGGTGCTGTCCATGGGCACCTGCGCCAACGGCGGCGGCTACTACCACTACAGCTACTCGGTGGTGCGCGGTTGCGACCGCATCGTGCCGGTCGATGTCTACGTCCCCGGCTGCCCCCCGACCGCCGAGGCGCTGCTCTACGGGATCATCCAGCTGCAGCAGAAGATCCGCCGCACCCAGACCATCGCGCGTGCCTGA
- a CDS encoding NADH-quinone oxidoreductase subunit C, producing the protein MTAPTSFAVDPAALQATITEVLGPLARRVDLKLGEVTVTVAADKYLQAAQALRDHPACRFEQLLDLCGVDYSDYGNGAWDGLRYAVVSHLLSVSLNQRVRLRVFCADDELPLVDSLTTLWASANWFEREAFDLFGIVFEGHVDLRRILTDYGFIGHPFRKDFPISGHVEMRYDPERQRVIYQPVSIEPREITPRIIREENYGGLQAGRGLDNHG; encoded by the coding sequence ATGACCGCCCCCACGTCCTTTGCGGTCGATCCCGCCGCGCTGCAAGCCACCATCACCGAAGTCCTGGGTCCGCTGGCCCGGCGGGTGGACCTCAAGCTCGGTGAAGTGACGGTCACCGTCGCCGCCGACAAGTACCTGCAGGCCGCGCAGGCGCTGCGCGACCACCCCGCCTGCCGCTTCGAGCAGCTGCTCGACCTGTGCGGCGTCGATTACTCCGACTACGGCAACGGCGCCTGGGACGGCCTGCGCTACGCGGTGGTGTCGCACCTGCTGTCGGTCAGCCTGAACCAGCGGGTGCGCCTGCGCGTGTTCTGCGCCGACGACGAACTGCCGCTGGTCGATTCGCTGACCACCTTGTGGGCCTCGGCCAACTGGTTCGAGCGCGAGGCCTTCGACCTGTTCGGCATCGTGTTCGAGGGCCACGTCGACCTGCGCCGCATCCTCACCGACTACGGCTTCATCGGCCACCCGTTCCGCAAGGACTTCCCGATCTCCGGCCACGTGGAGATGCGCTACGACCCCGAGCGCCAGCGCGTGATCTACCAGCCCGTGAGCATCGAGCCGCGCGAGATCACGCCGCGCATCATCCGGGAAGAGAACTACGGAGGACTCCAGGCCGGACGGGGCCTCGACAACCATGGCTGA
- a CDS encoding NADH-quinone oxidoreductase subunit D: MAEIKNYTLNFGPQHPAAHGVLRLVLELDGEVIQRADPHIGLLHRATEKLAETRTYIQSLPYMDRLDYVSMMSNEHAYCLAIEKLMGIEVPVRAQYIRVMFDELTRLLNHLMWLGAHGLDCGAMNMLIYCFREREDIFDMYEAVSGARMHAAYYRPGGVYRDLPDSMPQYKASKVRNQREIDRMNEDRQGSLLDFIDAFTQRFPGYVDEYETLLTDNRIWKQRTVGVGVVTPERALNLGFTGPMLRGSGVAWDLRKTQPYEVYDKMDFDVPVGKTGDCYDRYLVRVQEMREANRIIKQCVAWLRANPGPVITDNHKVAPPDRESMKTNMEELIHHFKLFSEGMRVPEGEAYAAVEHPKGEFGIYIVSDGANKPYRLKIRPPGFAHLAAMDEMSSGHMISDAVAIIGTMDIVFGEIDR, from the coding sequence ATGGCTGAGATCAAGAACTACACGCTCAACTTCGGCCCGCAGCACCCGGCCGCGCACGGCGTGCTGCGCCTGGTGCTGGAGCTCGACGGCGAGGTGATCCAGCGCGCCGACCCGCACATCGGCCTGCTGCACCGCGCCACCGAGAAGCTGGCCGAGACGCGCACGTACATCCAGTCGCTGCCCTACATGGACCGGCTGGACTACGTTTCGATGATGTCCAACGAGCACGCCTACTGCCTGGCCATCGAGAAGCTGATGGGCATCGAGGTGCCGGTGCGCGCGCAGTACATCCGCGTCATGTTCGACGAGCTCACCCGGCTGCTGAACCACCTGATGTGGCTCGGCGCGCACGGGCTGGACTGCGGCGCCATGAACATGCTGATCTACTGCTTCCGCGAGCGCGAGGACATCTTCGACATGTACGAGGCGGTCTCGGGCGCGCGCATGCACGCGGCCTACTACCGCCCGGGCGGTGTCTACCGCGACCTGCCGGACAGCATGCCGCAGTACAAGGCCAGCAAGGTCCGCAACCAGCGCGAGATCGACCGCATGAACGAGGACCGGCAGGGCTCGCTGCTGGACTTCATCGACGCCTTCACCCAGCGCTTCCCCGGCTACGTCGACGAGTACGAGACGCTGCTGACGGACAACCGCATCTGGAAGCAGCGCACCGTGGGCGTGGGCGTGGTCACGCCGGAGCGCGCGCTCAACCTGGGCTTCACCGGCCCGATGCTGCGCGGCTCGGGCGTCGCCTGGGACCTGCGCAAGACCCAGCCCTACGAGGTCTACGACAAGATGGACTTCGACGTGCCGGTGGGCAAGACCGGCGACTGCTACGACCGCTACCTGGTGCGCGTGCAGGAGATGCGCGAGGCCAACCGCATCATCAAGCAGTGCGTGGCGTGGCTGCGGGCCAACCCGGGCCCGGTGATCACCGACAACCACAAGGTGGCGCCGCCCGACCGCGAGAGCATGAAGACCAACATGGAGGAGCTGATCCACCACTTCAAGCTGTTCTCCGAAGGCATGCGCGTGCCCGAGGGCGAGGCCTACGCGGCGGTGGAGCACCCCAAGGGCGAGTTCGGCATCTACATCGTCAGCGACGGCGCCAACAAGCCCTACCGCCTGAAGATCCGCCCGCCGGGCTTCGCGCACCTGGCCGCGATGGACGAGATGTCGAGCGGCCACATGATTTCCGATGCCGTGGCGATCATCGGCACCATGGACATCGTGTTCGGAGAAATCGACAGATGA
- the nuoE gene encoding NADH-quinone oxidoreductase subunit NuoE: MITDSMKSRFDREVAKYPADQKQSAVMACLAIVQQEQGHVTREAESEIAAYLGMPAIAVHEVTTFYNMYNQRPVGKYKLNVCTNLPCQLRDGAKALHHLEQRLGIKMGETTPDGLFTLQQSECLGACADSPVMLVNDRTMCSFMSADKLDELVDGLRKAEGAA, translated from the coding sequence ATGATCACGGACAGCATGAAGAGCCGCTTTGACCGCGAAGTGGCCAAGTACCCCGCGGACCAGAAGCAGTCCGCCGTGATGGCCTGCCTGGCCATCGTGCAGCAGGAGCAGGGCCACGTCACCCGCGAGGCCGAAAGCGAGATCGCGGCCTACCTGGGCATGCCCGCGATCGCGGTGCACGAGGTCACGACCTTCTACAACATGTACAACCAGCGGCCGGTCGGCAAGTACAAGCTGAACGTCTGCACCAACCTGCCGTGCCAGCTGCGCGACGGCGCCAAGGCGCTGCACCACCTGGAGCAGCGCCTGGGCATCAAGATGGGCGAGACCACGCCCGACGGCCTGTTCACGCTGCAGCAAAGCGAGTGCCTGGGCGCCTGCGCCGACTCGCCGGTGATGCTGGTCAACGACCGCACCATGTGCAGCTTCATGAGCGCCGACAAGCTCGACGAGCTGGTCGACGGCTTGCGCAAGGCGGAGGGCGCGGCATGA